One Streptomyces sp. P9-A2 DNA window includes the following coding sequences:
- a CDS encoding S-(hydroxymethyl)mycothiol dehydrogenase produces MAQEVRGVIAPGKDEPVRIETIVVPDPGPGEAVVRIQACGVCHTDLHYKQGGINDDFPFLLGHEAAGVVESVGDDVTDVAPGDFVVLNWRAVCGACRACLRGRPWYCFDTHNAKQKMTLASTGQELSPALGIGAFAEKTLVAAGQCTKVDPEVSPQVAGLLGCGVMAGIGAAINTGNVGRGDSVAVIGCGGVGDAAIAGARLAGAAKIIAVDIDDRKLETARSMGATHTVNSRTSDPVEAIRGLTGGFGADVVIEAVGRPETYQQAFYARDLAGTVVLVGVPTPEMKLELPLLDVFGRGGSLKSSWYGDCLPSRDFPMLIDLHQQGRLDLGAFVTETIQLDEVEKAFERMHKGDVLRSVVVL; encoded by the coding sequence ATGGCGCAGGAAGTACGCGGCGTGATCGCACCGGGCAAGGACGAGCCGGTACGCATCGAGACGATCGTCGTACCCGACCCGGGGCCGGGTGAGGCGGTCGTCCGCATCCAGGCCTGCGGGGTGTGCCACACCGACCTGCACTACAAGCAGGGTGGCATCAACGACGACTTCCCCTTCCTCCTCGGCCACGAGGCCGCGGGTGTCGTGGAGTCGGTGGGCGACGACGTCACCGACGTCGCCCCCGGTGACTTCGTCGTCCTCAACTGGCGCGCGGTGTGCGGCGCGTGCCGCGCCTGTCTGCGCGGACGCCCCTGGTACTGCTTCGACACGCACAACGCGAAGCAGAAGATGACCCTCGCCTCGACGGGCCAGGAGCTCTCCCCGGCCCTGGGCATCGGAGCCTTCGCCGAGAAGACTCTCGTCGCCGCCGGCCAGTGCACCAAGGTCGACCCCGAAGTCTCCCCGCAGGTCGCCGGCCTGCTGGGCTGCGGTGTGATGGCCGGCATCGGCGCCGCGATCAACACCGGCAACGTCGGCCGCGGCGACAGCGTCGCCGTCATCGGCTGCGGCGGCGTCGGCGACGCGGCCATCGCCGGGGCCCGGCTCGCCGGAGCGGCGAAGATCATCGCCGTCGACATCGACGACCGCAAGCTGGAGACCGCCCGCTCCATGGGCGCCACCCACACCGTCAACTCCCGCACCTCCGACCCCGTCGAGGCGATCCGCGGACTCACCGGCGGCTTCGGCGCCGATGTCGTCATCGAGGCCGTCGGCCGCCCCGAGACGTATCAGCAGGCCTTCTACGCCCGTGACCTGGCGGGCACCGTCGTCCTCGTCGGCGTGCCCACCCCGGAGATGAAGCTCGAACTGCCGCTCCTCGACGTGTTCGGCCGCGGCGGCTCCCTGAAGTCGTCCTGGTACGGCGACTGCCTGCCCTCACGCGACTTCCCGATGCTGATCGACCTGCACCAGCAGGGCCGCCTGGACCTCGGCGCGTTCGTCACCGAGACCATCCAGCTCGACGAGGTCGAGAAGGCCTTCGAGCGGATGCACAAGGGCGACGTCCTGCGCTCGGTGGTGGTGCTCTGA
- a CDS encoding MBL fold metallo-hydrolase → MTTRIEHLVTSGQFSLDGGTWDVDNNVWIVGDDHEVIVIDAAHDADAIVEAVGDRRLKAIVCTHAHNDHIDAAPALADRTGATIWLHHDDLPLWKQTHPDRDPDAWLVDGQVIEAAGADLTVLHTPGHAPGAVCLYDAGLATVFTGDTLFQGGPGATGRSFSHFPTIVDSIRERLLTLPPETKVRTGHGDSTTIGAEAPHLEEWIARGH, encoded by the coding sequence ATGACCACCCGCATCGAACACCTCGTCACCTCCGGGCAGTTCAGCCTCGACGGCGGCACCTGGGACGTCGACAACAACGTGTGGATCGTCGGCGACGACCACGAGGTGATCGTCATCGACGCCGCCCACGACGCCGACGCCATCGTCGAGGCGGTGGGCGACCGCCGCCTGAAGGCGATCGTGTGCACCCACGCCCACAACGACCACATCGACGCCGCGCCGGCCCTCGCCGACCGCACCGGTGCCACCATCTGGCTGCACCACGACGACCTGCCGCTGTGGAAGCAGACCCACCCGGACCGCGATCCCGACGCCTGGCTGGTCGACGGCCAGGTGATCGAGGCGGCCGGCGCCGACCTCACGGTGCTGCACACGCCGGGGCACGCGCCCGGCGCGGTCTGCCTGTACGACGCCGGGCTCGCCACCGTGTTCACCGGAGACACCCTGTTCCAGGGCGGTCCCGGCGCCACCGGCCGCTCGTTCTCCCACTTCCCGACGATCGTCGACTCGATCCGGGAGCGGCTGCTCACGCTCCCGCCGGAGACGAAGGTGCGCACCGGCCACGGCGACTCGACCACCATCGGCGCGGAGGCCCCGCACCTCGAGGAGTGGATCGCCCGCGGCCACTGA